One Oscillospiraceae bacterium DNA window includes the following coding sequences:
- a CDS encoding glycosyltransferase, whose protein sequence is MNTLISIIVPVYKTEPYLQKCLQSIVNQTYRNLEIILVDDGSPDRCPQICDEWAKKDSRISVIHQENSGLGKARNSGIEKAKGSYLAFVDSDDEIEPDMYEKLLAAAESCKADICYCGCKDVSSKGVVAGTPPLKFSYKGDEIRTEFIPQVLGTLPSDRHTVFCGVSSTSALYHAALLQKAGIRFLSERSDNISEDLDFNLKTCCHAEIIQIIPDTPYLYIKREINSLTSSYRSDRFEMVKKLYR, encoded by the coding sequence ATGAATACTCTGATTTCAATTATTGTGCCTGTTTACAAAACGGAACCGTATTTACAAAAATGTTTGCAGAGTATTGTCAATCAAACTTATCGCAATCTTGAGATTATTCTGGTGGATGATGGTTCGCCGGATCGTTGTCCACAGATATGCGATGAGTGGGCAAAAAAAGACAGCCGCATTTCGGTCATTCATCAGGAAAACAGTGGCCTTGGCAAAGCGCGGAACAGTGGAATAGAAAAAGCAAAGGGTAGCTATCTCGCGTTTGTGGATTCTGATGATGAGATAGAGCCAGATATGTATGAAAAATTATTAGCTGCAGCCGAAAGCTGTAAAGCCGATATTTGTTACTGTGGGTGCAAAGATGTTTCATCTAAGGGAGTGGTTGCCGGAACGCCGCCTTTGAAATTTTCTTATAAAGGCGATGAGATCCGTACGGAATTCATTCCACAGGTTTTAGGGACGCTCCCTTCCGACCGGCATACTGTCTTTTGCGGGGTCTCGTCAACGTCGGCATTGTACCATGCTGCGCTGCTTCAAAAAGCTGGAATTCGGTTCCTTTCGGAACGAAGCGACAATATTTCAGAGGATTTAGATTTTAATCTCAAGACTTGCTGCCATGCTGAAATCATTCAGATTATTCCTGATACGCCGTATTTATACATAAAGCGCGAGATCAATTCTCTTACAAGTTCTTATCGCAGCGACAGGTTTGAGATGGTAAAAAAACTTTACCGGTAG
- the murJ gene encoding murein biosynthesis integral membrane protein MurJ, whose protein sequence is MALEQHCHPYNENTHEKQLRTGNKATLGGQKKLRKKGGGNRLLQGGISVFIALLFVKCFGLLLQIGIACVFGASAASDAFLTAFSIPNILLAGIIAAAGNVYIPLYQKQLNIDKKHLKQFNGNITALLTLIGIAMAVLLALFPQVGISLFASGLEKKSFQTACILLRIMAVVSIPITIQSIFNGYLQIKGKFFLSSVAPALVNLPILAALFFASKHQEVTSLAYGTVIGYLLSAAVLWIGCLRSDFPFRPYFNLKCGYMRSFFSLFFPIYLSIMVSQLNTMIDRNFASTLVAGTVSALIYADKINEAIGRICISPVTTVIYPELSKCAANHDKEKLKKYLSESMTMVFLIMLPVSAALFCFSGPLVNILFRRGQFNEQAVQITSEYLKFLAIGFSFPHVSNLLELVCYSLNDGKIPMVNSLLALGINIILNFLLIGPLKHIGLAVATSVSGIVTTVLLIFSLHRKIGTFVLPDFRKDLLKMIAATGLMCAVCLPVYRLLQPQISGNLSFLICAVIGILVYSVCMQNMKVSIWKRYITSCLHKIKKDVKQ, encoded by the coding sequence ATGGCACTGGAGCAGCATTGCCATCCTTATAACGAAAATACGCATGAAAAGCAACTGAGAACAGGCAACAAAGCTACATTGGGGGGACAGAAGAAATTGCGGAAAAAGGGTGGCGGCAACAGATTATTACAGGGTGGCATTTCGGTCTTTATTGCGCTTCTTTTTGTGAAATGTTTTGGCCTGCTTTTGCAGATCGGAATCGCTTGTGTTTTTGGTGCATCTGCAGCAAGTGACGCGTTTTTGACGGCATTTTCTATACCCAATATTTTACTCGCCGGAATCATCGCGGCCGCCGGGAACGTTTACATCCCACTTTATCAAAAACAACTTAACATTGACAAAAAGCATCTAAAGCAGTTTAATGGAAATATTACAGCACTGCTCACCTTGATAGGCATTGCCATGGCTGTTCTTCTTGCACTTTTCCCACAGGTTGGCATTTCTTTGTTTGCAAGCGGTTTGGAAAAGAAATCCTTTCAAACCGCTTGTATTCTGCTGCGCATTATGGCTGTTGTATCGATACCGATTACCATACAAAGCATTTTCAATGGCTATTTACAGATAAAAGGGAAATTTTTTCTTTCCAGCGTGGCACCCGCATTGGTCAATCTTCCAATCCTTGCAGCGCTGTTTTTTGCCTCTAAACATCAAGAGGTTACATCGCTGGCATATGGTACCGTTATCGGTTATCTGCTCAGTGCCGCCGTGCTATGGATAGGGTGTTTACGCAGTGACTTTCCATTTCGACCGTACTTTAATCTCAAGTGTGGGTACATGCGCTCTTTCTTTTCGCTGTTCTTTCCGATCTATCTTAGCATAATGGTTTCTCAACTCAATACCATGATTGACCGGAATTTTGCTTCCACTTTGGTGGCAGGGACAGTGTCGGCGCTTATTTACGCCGATAAAATAAATGAAGCAATCGGGCGGATCTGTATTTCCCCCGTAACGACAGTCATTTATCCAGAACTTTCAAAATGCGCAGCGAACCACGATAAGGAGAAGTTAAAAAAGTATCTTTCGGAAAGCATGACAATGGTATTTTTGATTATGCTCCCTGTATCAGCGGCGCTTTTCTGCTTCTCTGGTCCATTGGTAAACATCCTGTTTCGGCGCGGTCAATTCAATGAGCAGGCTGTACAAATAACCAGTGAGTACTTAAAATTCCTTGCCATTGGTTTTAGCTTTCCACATGTTAGTAATCTTTTGGAATTGGTTTGTTACTCGCTCAACGATGGGAAAATACCGATGGTCAATTCTTTGCTGGCCCTAGGTATAAATATCATATTGAATTTTTTGCTGATTGGCCCGCTAAAGCATATTGGTCTTGCGGTGGCAACCAGTGTGTCCGGAATTGTTACGACAGTATTGCTCATTTTTTCGCTGCATCGAAAAATTGGCACCTTCGTTTTACCTGACTTCCGAAAGGACTTATTGAAAATGATAGCGGCAACAGGCTTGATGTGTGCGGTCTGTCTGCCAGTTTATCGGCTGCTGCAGCCGCAGATTAGCGGCAACCTGTCTTTTTTGATTTGCGCTGTAATAGGAATCCTAGTTTATAGTGTCTGTATGCAAAATATGAAGGTGAGCATTTGGAAGAGATACATAACCAGCTGCCTGCATAAGATAAAGAAAGATGTTAAGCAGTGA
- the pdxT gene encoding pyridoxal 5'-phosphate synthase glutaminase subunit PdxT, translated as MRIGVLALQGAFIEHEKMLSALGIASFEIRQVKDMQAPFDGLIIPGGESTVQGKLLRELGLFEPLQKKIQNGLPVFGTCAGLLLLAKNIDNDRRLYLSTMDIKAVRNAYGRQLGSFETAAAFKGIGTLPMTFIRAPYIASISDNTEALAQVGSKIVAARQGNQLVTAFHPELTKDLRVHQYFAKIVKQNQERSNAPSANRVIESDSVKCS; from the coding sequence ATGCGTATCGGCGTTCTTGCTCTGCAGGGAGCATTTATCGAACATGAAAAAATGCTTTCCGCTTTAGGGATTGCGTCCTTTGAAATCAGGCAGGTGAAAGATATGCAGGCTCCTTTTGACGGATTGATTATTCCCGGCGGTGAAAGCACCGTACAAGGAAAGCTTCTGCGGGAGCTCGGGCTATTTGAGCCCCTACAAAAAAAGATACAAAATGGGCTGCCGGTATTTGGCACTTGCGCGGGGCTTCTGCTCCTCGCAAAAAACATAGATAACGACAGGCGGCTCTATCTTTCTACAATGGACATAAAAGCAGTACGAAACGCTTATGGCAGACAGCTGGGCAGCTTTGAAACTGCAGCTGCATTCAAAGGAATTGGAACGCTTCCCATGACGTTTATTCGCGCACCGTATATTGCGTCTATTTCTGACAATACAGAAGCATTAGCACAAGTGGGCAGCAAAATTGTGGCTGCCCGGCAGGGGAATCAGCTTGTCACCGCGTTTCACCCAGAGCTGACCAAAGATTTGCGTGTACACCAATATTTCGCAAAAATTGTCAAACAAAATCAGGAGAGGAGCAATGCTCCTTCTGCAAATAGAGTGATCGAAAGCGATTCTGTAAAATGCAGCTAA
- the pdxS gene encoding pyridoxal 5'-phosphate synthase lyase subunit PdxS: MENKRFELNKNLAQMLKGGVIMDVTTPEQAKIAEAAGACAVMALERIPADIRAAGGVSRMSDPKMIKGIQNAVSIPVMAKCRIGHFVEAQILQAIEIDYIDESEVLSPADDKYHIDKTAFNVPFVCGAKDLGEALRRINEGAAMIRTKGEPGTGDVVQAVRHMRMMQGEIRRISAMASDELYDAAKQLQVPYDLVASVHKNKRLPVVNFAAGGIATPADAALMMQLGAEGVFVGSGIFKSGNPEKRAAAIVKAVTNFTDAEQIALLSEDLGEAMVGINEQEIDLLMAERGK; the protein is encoded by the coding sequence ATGGAAAACAAAAGATTTGAATTAAATAAAAACCTTGCGCAAATGTTAAAAGGCGGCGTCATTATGGATGTCACTACTCCAGAGCAGGCAAAAATTGCCGAAGCGGCCGGGGCCTGTGCGGTAATGGCTCTTGAGCGGATTCCCGCCGATATTCGTGCAGCAGGCGGCGTCTCTCGCATGAGCGACCCCAAAATGATTAAAGGGATTCAAAATGCAGTGTCAATTCCCGTCATGGCAAAATGCCGTATCGGGCATTTTGTAGAAGCACAGATTTTGCAGGCTATCGAGATTGATTATATTGATGAAAGTGAGGTCCTTTCTCCTGCCGATGACAAATATCACATTGATAAAACCGCGTTTAACGTTCCTTTTGTCTGCGGTGCAAAGGACTTGGGAGAAGCGCTCCGCCGCATCAATGAGGGCGCGGCTATGATTCGCACCAAAGGAGAGCCGGGCACCGGCGATGTTGTACAGGCTGTTCGCCATATGCGCATGATGCAGGGGGAAATCCGTCGCATTAGCGCTATGGCCAGCGATGAACTGTACGATGCCGCAAAGCAGCTGCAGGTTCCCTACGATTTAGTGGCCTCCGTCCATAAAAACAAGAGACTGCCTGTCGTCAATTTTGCCGCCGGGGGAATTGCTACGCCTGCCGATGCAGCCCTGATGATGCAGCTGGGCGCAGAAGGCGTATTTGTCGGTTCCGGCATTTTTAAATCCGGCAATCCAGAAAAGCGTGCTGCTGCTATCGTCAAGGCAGTCACCAACTTTACCGATGCAGAACAAATTGCGCTGCTTTCAGAAGACCTAGGGGAAGCAATGGTGGGAATCAATGAACAGGAAATAGACCTGCTCATGGCAGAAAGAGGAAAATAA
- a CDS encoding PLP-dependent aminotransferase family protein, producing MGSKLPSKRILAEEMGLSVVTVQHAYSLLGDEGYIESRQRSGYFIIYQKSDFMSPGKDAALCAAPPIHNLAASATGFPFSVVAKTMRKVLSDYGPSIFERSHNKGCLRLREVICTYLKRSVGITADPRQVIIGAGAEYLYSLVVQLLGKDKIYALEKPSYQKIQQVYKAHGVRCELLDLGANGIKTSLLKATNAAVLHITPFNSYPSHITASAPKRQEYLRWAAERHGFLVEDNYDSELTISKTNEDTVFSLDNSGRVLYINTFSQTISPSVRVGYMVLPPSMVPRYEERLGFYSCTVPVFDQYVLAELISSGDFERHINRVRRKKRKQFRNLDT from the coding sequence TTGGGCAGCAAATTACCCTCGAAAAGGATTCTGGCAGAAGAAATGGGGCTAAGCGTCGTTACTGTACAGCACGCCTACTCTCTTTTGGGTGATGAGGGCTACATAGAGTCCCGGCAGCGCAGCGGATACTTTATCATTTATCAGAAAAGCGACTTTATGTCACCCGGAAAAGATGCTGCTTTGTGCGCCGCTCCCCCAATACACAACCTCGCGGCTTCAGCCACGGGATTTCCCTTTTCTGTTGTGGCAAAAACGATGAGAAAGGTTTTGTCTGACTACGGGCCGTCTATCTTTGAAAGATCTCATAACAAAGGGTGCCTGCGACTTAGGGAAGTAATCTGTACGTACTTGAAACGGTCCGTGGGTATCACCGCTGACCCGCGGCAAGTAATTATCGGTGCAGGTGCCGAGTATCTGTACAGTCTTGTTGTACAGCTTTTGGGCAAAGACAAAATTTACGCATTGGAAAAACCATCTTATCAAAAAATACAGCAGGTGTACAAAGCCCACGGCGTTCGGTGTGAACTCCTTGATTTAGGTGCAAACGGCATAAAGACTTCCCTGCTAAAGGCAACGAATGCTGCTGTTCTGCATATTACGCCCTTTAACAGCTATCCAAGTCACATCACTGCAAGCGCACCAAAGCGTCAGGAATACCTGCGCTGGGCTGCAGAGCGGCACGGCTTTCTCGTAGAAGATAATTACGACTCGGAACTGACAATATCTAAAACGAATGAAGATACCGTGTTTTCTCTGGACAATAGCGGCCGTGTCCTGTACATCAACACTTTTTCGCAAACCATATCCCCCTCTGTGCGCGTTGGATATATGGTGCTGCCGCCCTCTATGGTACCGCGCTATGAAGAAAGGCTCGGTTTTTATTCCTGTACCGTTCCTGTATTTGACCAGTACGTATTGGCAGAACTGATAAGCAGCGGCGATTTTGAGCGGCACATAAACCGAGTGAGGCGTAAAAAAAGGAAGCAGTTCCGTAATCTGGATACATAA
- a CDS encoding Cof-type HAD-IIB family hydrolase → MKIKLIALDLDGTTLLNDHKSISERTKNVLIKAAKQNILVVPTSGRILTVLPQAVLSVPGIQYAITSNGSLAYQLKDKKVIYSNYIPKEKALQLLRLLPESSWIEVWSEGNIYIENRLINKKNEYPQNPFHLEVLKKIGVPVNGSLRDPELLPERIEKINLPTFPDAYCKTLQQKFYKDSRFSILQTQHGFEIMNAVSTKAQGLHGFCDWLKKNGTTLKKENIMAIGDSENDIEMLTECGIGIAMGNAPESVRKAADNTTDTNTKDGAALAIEKYALANTKVQ, encoded by the coding sequence GTGAAGATTAAATTAATTGCTCTGGACTTGGATGGAACGACCCTTTTAAATGACCATAAAAGTATTTCTGAGCGAACAAAAAATGTACTCATAAAGGCAGCCAAACAAAATATTCTGGTTGTTCCAACAAGCGGCCGTATTTTAACCGTACTGCCGCAAGCTGTTCTTTCTGTTCCTGGTATTCAATATGCTATTACTTCGAATGGTTCTCTTGCTTATCAGCTAAAAGACAAAAAAGTTATCTATTCTAACTATATTCCTAAGGAAAAAGCTCTGCAGCTTCTTCGATTGCTTCCAGAATCTTCATGGATAGAAGTTTGGTCTGAAGGCAATATCTACATAGAAAACCGCTTGATTAATAAGAAAAACGAATATCCACAAAACCCTTTCCACCTAGAAGTTCTCAAAAAAATTGGTGTTCCTGTAAATGGATCTCTCCGGGATCCCGAGCTTCTGCCAGAACGGATTGAAAAAATCAATCTGCCGACTTTTCCCGATGCTTATTGCAAAACTTTGCAGCAAAAGTTCTACAAAGATTCCCGCTTTTCCATTTTGCAAACCCAGCATGGCTTTGAAATAATGAATGCAGTCTCAACCAAAGCGCAGGGACTGCACGGCTTTTGTGATTGGCTGAAAAAGAATGGAACCACCTTAAAAAAAGAGAACATCATGGCTATCGGTGACAGTGAAAATGATATAGAAATGCTTACAGAATGCGGCATTGGCATTGCCATGGGCAATGCTCCAGAATCGGTACGCAAAGCTGCTGACAACACTACAGACACAAACACAAAAGATGGCGCTGCCCTTGCCATTGAAAAGTATGCACTTGCCAACACAAAAGTTCAATAA
- a CDS encoding MurR/RpiR family transcriptional regulator, with product MSCVYKIRTGMGSYTSTEKKIADYILQNKNEVIQNSVQTLGERIGVSASAVIRFSHKIGYKGFTALKVDLARDSSKEVLDFDDVIKENDSMDVVVQKSKNLSSMLLEQTYRLINFESLEKAVNILLNCDTVYLFGISGSGIVCMDFMEKLSRINRRAVYHSDFHNQLAAEAHITSKDAALAISYGGRTHDVNTAVKYAKEHGAATIAITQFSKTPLCKLADINLYIPTTERELRLGAIASRNASLAITDLLYLGLAKENISLTKEYLVKTKEIINQIK from the coding sequence ATGAGTTGTGTTTACAAAATCCGCACCGGTATGGGCAGCTATACCAGTACAGAAAAGAAAATTGCAGATTACATTCTTCAAAACAAAAATGAAGTGATTCAAAATTCTGTGCAGACTCTTGGCGAACGCATCGGCGTTTCTGCATCTGCAGTGATTCGATTTTCCCATAAAATTGGATATAAGGGATTTACGGCATTAAAAGTAGACCTCGCCAGAGACAGCAGCAAAGAAGTTTTGGATTTTGATGATGTCATAAAAGAAAACGACTCTATGGACGTCGTTGTGCAAAAGTCAAAGAACTTAAGCAGCATGCTTTTAGAGCAGACATACCGACTGATTAATTTTGAAAGCCTGGAAAAGGCCGTAAATATTTTGCTGAACTGCGATACTGTGTATCTGTTTGGCATTAGCGGTTCCGGTATTGTCTGTATGGACTTTATGGAAAAGCTGTCCCGCATTAACCGCAGGGCGGTTTATCACAGCGACTTTCACAATCAGCTGGCCGCTGAAGCACATATCACCTCGAAGGATGCCGCTCTGGCTATCAGTTACGGCGGAAGAACACATGATGTAAATACCGCAGTAAAATACGCAAAAGAGCATGGTGCCGCTACAATCGCGATTACACAGTTCAGCAAGACGCCGTTATGTAAGCTCGCTGATATCAATCTTTATATTCCAACCACTGAGCGTGAGCTGCGTCTGGGCGCTATCGCTTCAAGAAATGCGTCTCTTGCCATAACAGACCTCTTGTATCTGGGCCTTGCAAAAGAAAATATCAGCTTAACAAAAGAGTACTTGGTAAAAACAAAGGAAATCATCAATCAGATAAAATAG
- the murQ gene encoding N-acetylmuramic acid 6-phosphate etherase, protein MPINLNALETEQSNPNSRDIDTMDTIQILHVINHEDQQVAGAVETVLPKISELIDRIAPNMAEGGHVIYIGAGTSGRLGVLDASECPPTYGVDPNLIKGLIAGGYGALLTAKEGAEDDMDLAAKDLMNAGLTDKDTVIGLAASGRTPYVIGGLDYAHSIGALTGAISCVTNARISSHADVKIEAIVGPEVITGSTRMKAGTAQKMILNMISTSLMIQYGKVYHNLMVDVQPTNEKLIERAKQIIMESSGCCYQEADKYLEKSGSNVKLAICMTITHRSKEDCDIILRKAGGNISKAIHSLTAE, encoded by the coding sequence ATGCCAATTAACTTAAATGCGCTGGAAACAGAGCAGTCAAACCCAAACAGCAGAGATATTGATACCATGGATACCATTCAGATTCTGCATGTTATCAACCATGAAGATCAGCAGGTTGCAGGAGCAGTTGAAACAGTCCTCCCCAAAATAAGTGAACTCATCGACCGTATTGCACCCAACATGGCCGAAGGCGGCCATGTCATTTACATTGGTGCCGGCACATCTGGTCGTCTTGGTGTCCTAGATGCCAGTGAATGCCCGCCAACCTATGGCGTTGATCCAAACCTGATAAAAGGATTGATTGCCGGGGGGTATGGCGCTCTTTTAACCGCAAAAGAGGGCGCAGAAGATGATATGGACCTCGCAGCAAAAGACCTGATGAATGCCGGCTTAACCGATAAAGATACCGTTATCGGTCTTGCTGCCAGCGGCAGAACACCTTATGTCATTGGTGGTCTTGATTATGCCCATTCTATCGGCGCACTCACCGGTGCCATCAGCTGTGTCACAAATGCCCGCATTTCCAGCCATGCAGATGTGAAAATCGAAGCGATCGTTGGCCCAGAAGTTATCACAGGTTCCACTCGCATGAAAGCCGGTACTGCACAAAAAATGATTTTAAATATGATTTCAACTTCCTTAATGATTCAGTATGGCAAGGTTTATCATAATCTTATGGTAGATGTACAACCTACCAACGAAAAGCTCATTGAGCGCGCAAAACAAATCATTATGGAAAGCAGTGGCTGCTGCTATCAAGAAGCCGACAAGTACCTCGAAAAAAGCGGTTCTAATGTAAAACTCGCAATCTGTATGACAATTACACACCGCTCTAAAGAAGATTGTGATATAATACTGAGAAAGGCCGGCGGAAATATTTCCAAAGCAATTCATTCTTTAACTGCGGAATAA
- a CDS encoding PTS transporter subunit EIIC, with amino-acid sequence MNYEQTAQKVLTAIGGKANVVANMTCMTRLRVSLRDASKVNMDTLKKIDGVLGVVQSENLQIVFGPGVVRKVGDEFAKLTGLALGADNADNTTDVKAVAKENKAANKKKHDGPVQRFLKHIANVFIPILPGIIAAGLINGIINVINVSTKNAFAGVWWYQTIHVIGWALFLYLPIFVGMNAAKEFRGSPILGALAGSYFVVHPLMPLIAKAASGQQILLPLTGKVFNPANGGLISALIAGILFAYLERGIRKIMPNILDTFFTPLLTVVFGGLITVIVLQPIGTWLTNGIYFVLDFFYKDLGAVGGYLLSAGFLPMVSVGLHQALTPIHAMLNDPAGPTKGINYLLPILMMAGGGQVGAGIAIAMKTKNKKLKKMTMDSLPVGVLGVGEPLMYAVTLPLGRPFVTACLGAGVGGVLASLFHIGTVSQGVSGLFGLLIVVPGQQLQYVISIAAAYLCGFLLTYFFGVDETRINEIYGDNED; translated from the coding sequence ATGAATTATGAACAAACAGCTCAAAAGGTACTAACTGCAATTGGGGGGAAAGCAAATGTTGTGGCAAATATGACCTGCATGACACGGCTTCGGGTGAGTCTGCGTGATGCAAGCAAAGTCAATATGGACACCCTGAAAAAAATTGATGGGGTGCTTGGCGTTGTTCAGTCGGAGAATCTGCAGATCGTTTTTGGCCCGGGCGTAGTCAGAAAAGTCGGCGATGAATTTGCAAAGCTCACAGGACTAGCCTTGGGCGCAGACAACGCCGACAATACAACCGATGTTAAAGCAGTTGCAAAGGAAAACAAGGCAGCTAACAAGAAAAAACACGACGGACCGGTACAAAGATTTTTAAAGCACATTGCAAATGTCTTTATTCCTATCTTGCCCGGTATTATTGCTGCTGGTTTGATCAATGGTATTATTAATGTTATCAATGTCTCTACAAAGAATGCTTTTGCCGGAGTATGGTGGTATCAGACAATCCATGTAATAGGCTGGGCACTGTTCCTTTATCTGCCTATTTTTGTGGGCATGAATGCGGCAAAAGAGTTTCGTGGTTCCCCCATTCTTGGTGCACTGGCTGGTTCGTATTTCGTGGTTCACCCGCTGATGCCTTTGATTGCGAAAGCGGCCAGCGGCCAGCAGATCCTTCTTCCGCTGACGGGCAAGGTCTTTAACCCCGCCAACGGCGGCTTGATTTCCGCTCTGATTGCAGGAATCCTTTTTGCCTATTTGGAAAGAGGAATCCGGAAAATTATGCCGAATATCCTTGATACATTTTTCACACCGCTGTTAACAGTTGTTTTTGGCGGCCTGATTACAGTTATTGTACTGCAGCCTATCGGCACATGGCTTACAAACGGCATTTATTTTGTACTGGACTTTTTCTATAAAGACCTTGGTGCAGTTGGCGGATATCTGCTGTCTGCTGGTTTTCTGCCTATGGTTTCTGTTGGTCTTCATCAGGCACTTACACCTATCCATGCAATGCTGAATGATCCTGCCGGTCCTACAAAGGGCATTAACTACCTGCTGCCGATTTTGATGATGGCAGGCGGCGGCCAGGTCGGTGCAGGCATTGCTATTGCAATGAAGACAAAGAATAAGAAGCTGAAGAAGATGACGATGGATTCTCTTCCTGTAGGTGTCCTCGGTGTTGGTGAGCCCCTGATGTATGCAGTTACACTTCCTCTTGGCAGACCGTTTGTTACTGCTTGCCTTGGTGCAGGTGTCGGCGGCGTTTTGGCTTCTTTGTTCCACATTGGTACAGTTTCTCAGGGCGTTTCCGGCCTGTTTGGGCTTTTGATTGTTGTACCGGGACAGCAGCTGCAATATGTTATTTCAATCGCTGCAGCATATCTCTGCGGTTTCCTTCTGACATATTTCTTTGGTGTCGATGAAACGCGCATCAACGAAATTTATGGAGATAATGAAGACTAA
- a CDS encoding MupG family TIM beta-alpha barrel fold protein, whose product MNDFGISLYLSTGIEKNTEILQKAHASGICHAFTSFHIPEEDAQDAARQIALLLAACKTYQVSLMADVGPETLQKLGIKSFAELKKTAITYLRIDYGFSPAEIYSLSQDFHLVFNASTLCETEIAELERLGTDFSRLFACHNFYPKPLTGLSLERIHSVNERLHAFGMRTMAFVSGDRELRGPLQEGLPTAETHRNGNVLYNMLQLIKDCETDICFIGDIDVSDSVYRQIKELKNGYVRLDVSLLPAYRFLGDTVHHDRPDSSEYVIRSQESRQYKVKGMRFPKEPLRPRKAGSISVSNEAYQRYAGEVEIARKDLPEEERVNIVGQVAEESMQYLPYITDGMGFQLEVKTE is encoded by the coding sequence ATGAACGACTTTGGGATTTCTCTTTATTTAAGTACAGGAATTGAAAAAAACACGGAAATACTTCAAAAAGCACATGCCTCCGGCATTTGTCACGCATTTACATCTTTTCATATTCCAGAAGAGGACGCGCAGGACGCAGCCCGGCAGATTGCCCTTTTGCTGGCGGCTTGTAAGACATATCAAGTTTCACTGATGGCTGATGTTGGCCCTGAAACGCTGCAGAAACTGGGCATAAAAAGTTTTGCAGAGCTAAAAAAAACAGCCATTACATATTTGCGAATTGATTATGGATTTTCGCCAGCTGAAATTTACAGCTTGTCTCAAGATTTTCATTTGGTGTTTAATGCCAGTACCCTTTGTGAAACTGAAATAGCGGAGCTAGAGCGGCTTGGTACAGATTTTTCGCGCCTTTTTGCCTGCCATAACTTTTACCCGAAGCCGTTGACAGGTCTGTCCTTAGAGCGAATCCACAGCGTAAACGAGCGTCTGCATGCCTTTGGTATGCGGACAATGGCCTTTGTTTCGGGAGATCGGGAATTGCGTGGTCCCCTGCAAGAGGGGCTGCCTACAGCAGAGACACATAGAAACGGAAATGTCCTATACAATATGCTCCAGCTGATTAAAGACTGTGAGACAGATATCTGCTTTATTGGGGACATCGATGTCAGTGATTCTGTCTATCGGCAGATAAAGGAATTGAAAAATGGCTATGTTCGGTTAGATGTATCGCTTCTGCCTGCGTATAGATTCCTTGGCGATACAGTTCACCATGATCGTCCGGACTCCAGTGAGTATGTTATTCGTTCGCAAGAATCCAGACAGTACAAAGTGAAAGGAATGCGTTTTCCCAAAGAGCCGCTGCGGCCGCGAAAGGCCGGCAGCATTTCTGTGAGCAATGAAGCGTACCAGAGGTATGCTGGCGAAGTGGAGATAGCGCGAAAAGATTTGCCAGAAGAAGAGCGCGTCAATATCGTTGGACAGGTTGCAGAAGAATCCATGCAGTATCTGCCATATATAACAGACGGAATGGGCTTTCAATTAGAGGTAAAAACAGAGTGA
- a CDS encoding PTS glucose transporter subunit IIA — translation MFSKKEENIFFAPQSGQIVPLEEIPDEVFSGKVLGDGAAVIPTQNRVVAPVSGEIVQIADTLHAVCMESDDGLEILIHMGLETVNLKGKGFTCHTKVGKHVKAGELLMEMDVNFMRKNGYNPVTPCLITNMDAINALTCEKGQSEAGKTELLSYRLK, via the coding sequence TTGTTTAGCAAAAAAGAGGAGAACATTTTTTTTGCTCCACAAAGTGGACAAATCGTTCCTTTGGAAGAAATACCGGATGAAGTGTTTTCTGGTAAAGTGCTAGGCGATGGGGCGGCGGTTATTCCAACACAGAATCGAGTCGTTGCTCCGGTATCCGGAGAAATTGTGCAGATAGCTGATACACTGCATGCAGTTTGTATGGAATCCGATGATGGTTTGGAAATTTTAATTCATATGGGCTTGGAAACTGTGAATTTGAAAGGGAAAGGGTTTACGTGCCATACGAAAGTCGGAAAGCATGTAAAGGCCGGTGAGCTTCTGATGGAAATGGACGTAAATTTCATGCGCAAAAACGGCTACAATCCGGTGACCCCCTGCTTGATTACGAATATGGATGCAATCAATGCACTGACGTGTGAAAAGGGACAATCGGAAGCCGGAAAGACAGAGCTTTTATCTTATCGGCTAAAATAA